A single Drechmeria coniospora strain ARSEF 6962 chromosome 03, whole genome shotgun sequence DNA region contains:
- a CDS encoding Vesicle tethering p115-lik protein, whose amino-acid sequence MFSITTAPAKQQSVSDTITILSGRLSSATLLEDRRAAIQGLRSFSKDFPASVASGALRSLIGCLGKDGEDLDTVKVVLETLLMLFNPNDDSPEASDEIVLWLADEFTQRQENITLLLNFLENADFYARLYSLQLLAAILAARTQRTEECVFTAPHGISRLVAVLGDDREAIRNEAIGFLIALTPTSTEIQKLVAFENAFEMVFAIIDADGSLSEGGRTVEDCLIFLANLLRSNPSNQALFRETGLISKLNTLLKTGLVTPHPDGADIAAWAQVQRNRNIYAFLAVIRLFLQSGSVGVLQNQTATWKHGLLYSVLQLGFSAHFDSIPIKAEALLTCGDMIRNARALQESFAQLTVPTPIHEALAATSSEQQPAPETTYVIDGLLDLILNTHDQRMFDLRFAACECLKAYLSNHAEVRLHFLSRAIDGYQEGPHESANILSVLLRPTNGVDATDPYRQWFAAVIAFHLLHDNIPAKAKVLAVTEGDSEHGEEVVTSIQTVTAHLISGISRGDDARMLVGHLMLLLGWMFEDMDAVNDFLADGSNVQSLIQAVIRPFNMEAELVQGLSAMLLGVAYEFSTKDSPIPRTTLHSILTSRLGRDKYLDRLASLRCHPLIRDFEVLSHKQDASSPGGLPRVFFDAAFVDFLKDNYNRIARAIDRSPEFEISVVANGVEKGISRELVDSLRQQVEEKERALQDATSNAVSLQSLLEQKQAESSRVADETARDMAQHRSSREALQKSHEAEMSTLRGQMEVMKTQQEAQIASIRAEMAAKEAGHQNRLDQTRGAAQQEAERLQRRLGAEAADLRATISRLEVDLVKVNKSKTDDMNALREENAKLLAEQVARGDEAAKLARQLESQIELAERKVAEMDGKLKAAQSSASDAIESKDTTQGELDDLLIVFADLEEKVERYSARLRELGDPMTDGEDEGPGDEGD is encoded by the exons ATGTTCTCCATAACGACGGCCCCCGCCAAGCAGCAGTCTGTTAGCGATACCATCACTATCTTAAGCGGTAGGCTCAGCTCTGCCACCCTCCTCGAGGATCGCCGGGCAGCCATTCAGGGTCTACGGAGCTTCTCCAAAGACTTCCCCGCTTCGGTCGCTTCAGGTGCCCTCCGAAGTCTCATCGGCTGCCTGGGAAAAGATGGCGAGGACCTCGACACGGTAAAGGTGGTCTTGGAGACCCTCCTTATGCTGTTCAACCCCAACGACGATAGCCCCGAAGCCTCGGACGAAATCGTGCTCTGGCTTGCAGACGAATTTACCCAGAGGCAGGAGAATATCACCTTGCTCCTCAACTTTCTCGAAAACGCCGACTTCTACGCCCGCCTCTACTCGCTGCaactcctcgccgccatcctcgccgcccgtaCGCAGCGGACGGAAGAATGTGTCTTCACGGCGCCTCATGGCATCTCTCGCCTAGTCGCAGTCCTGGGAGACGACCGAGAGGCGATCCGAAACGAGGCCATCGGCTTCCTCATCGCTCTCACACCCACCTCGACCGAGATTCAGAAGCTCGTGGCGTTTGAGAACGCGTTTGAGATGGTCTTTGCCATCATCGATGCCGATGGATCCCTGTCCGAGGGCGGCAGGACCGTCGAGGACTGCCTCATCTTCCTCGCCAATCTCCTTCGCAGCAATCCCTCCAACCAGGCCCTATTCCGAGAGACGGGTTTGATCAGCAAACTGAATACCCTCCTGAAAACCGGTCTTGTCACCCCACACCCAGATGGTGCTGATATCGCCGCATGGGCCCAGGTGCAGCGCAATCGAAACATTTATGCCTTTCTCGCCGTGATACGCCTCTTCCTACAAAGCGGCTCCGTTGGTGTGCTGCAGAATCAAACAGCTACCTGGAAGCACGGATTGTTGTACAGCGTTCTCCAACTAGGCTTCAGCGCTCATTTTGACAGCATTCCCATAAAAGCTGAG GCCCTCCTGACCTGCGGCGACATGATTCGAAACGCCAGGGCCCTTCAAGAATCCTTTGCCCAGCTTACCGTTCCGACCCCCATCCACGAGGCGCTGGCCGCGACATCATCGGAGCAGCAACCAGCGCCCGAAACTACCTATGTGATTGACGGTCTCCTCGATCTGATTTTGAACACGCACGATCAACGAATGTTCGACCTGCGATTCGCTGCTTGCGAGTGTCTCAAGGCGTACCTATCAAACCACGCAGAAGTTAGACTTCACTTCCTCAGCCGAGCGATTGATGGCTACCAGGAAGGACCCCACGAGTCTGCCAACATTTTGAGCGTGCTTCTCAGGCCGACCAATGGAGTGGACGCTACTGATCCCTATCGACAGTGGTTTGCTGCTGTCATTGCCTTCCACTTGCTGCATGACAATATCCcagccaaggccaaggtccTGGCGGTGACCGAGGGAGATTCGGAACACGGTGAGGAGGTTGTGACCAGTATTCAAACCGTTACTGCACACCTGATATCGGGCATTAGCCGTGGAGATGATGCTCgcatgctcgtcggccactTGATGCTACTGCTCGGCTGGATGTTCGAAGACATGGATGCAGTCAACGATTTCTTGGCAGATGGTAGCAATGTCCAAAGCTTAATACAGGCGGTAATCCGGCCGTTCAACATGGAAGCCGAGCTGGTGCAGGGGTTGAGCGCCATGTTGCTTGGCGTCGCCTACGAATTCTCCACCAAAGATTCACCCATCCCGCGGACGACTCTACACTCCATTCTAACTTCGCGACTTGGTCGCGACAAATATTTAGACCGGCTGGCAAGCTTACGATGCCATCCGCTCATCCGAGACTTCGAGGTCTTGTCTCACAAGCAGGATGCCTCAAGTCCCGGCGGCTTGCCGAGGGTCTtcttcgacgccgccttTGTCGATTTCCTGAAGGACAACTACAACAGAATAGCACGCGCCATCGACAGATCTCCCGAGTTCGAGATTTCAGTCGTCGCCAACGGTGTGGAGAAGGGTATTTCGAGGGAACTCGTCGACTCGCTGCGCCAGCAAgtggaggagaaggagcgCGCTTTGCAGGATGCTACTAGCAATGCGGTATCGTTGCAGAGTCTTCTGGAACAGAAGCAGGCGGAATCTTCTCGAGTGGCAGATGAGACCGCTCGTGATATGGCGCAGCATCGAAGCTCTCGTGAAGCACTTCAGAAGTCCCATGAGGCAGAGATGAG CACGCTTCGTGGCCAGATGGAAGTCATGAAGACTCAACAGGAAGCCCAGATCGCCTCGATACGAGCAGAAATGGCCGCGAAAGAGGCTGGGCATCAGAACCGCCTCGACCAAACTCGTGGAGCAGCTCAGCAAGAAGCGGAGCGCTTGCAGAGGCGCCtcggggccgaggcggctgATTTGCGAGCTACCATCAGTCGTCTTGAGGTAGATTTGGTCAAG GTGAACAAGAGCAAAACGGATGACATGAATGCCTTGCGAGAAGAGAACGCCAAACTCCTTGCGGAGCAGGTGGCGCGAGGAGATGAGGCTGCAAAACTCGCTCGCCAGCTAGAATCGCAGATTGAACTGGCCGAGCGAAAAGTAGCGGAAATGGATGGCAAGCTCAAAGCG GCCCAATCATCGGCATCTGATGCCATCGAGTCGAAAGATACCACCCAGGGAGAACTCGATGACCTCTTGATAGTATTTGCCGACTTGGAGGAGAAAGTAGAGAGATACAGT GCCCGCCTTCGTGAACTTGGCGATCCTATGACGGATGGGGAAGATGAAGGCCCCGGTGACGAAGGCGACTGA
- a CDS encoding putative sodium phosphate protein, with protein sequence MALDQYTYVFVIGTFFAMLDAYNNGANDVANAWATSVSSRSISYRQAMVFGTIFEMLGAITVGARTAETIKNGIIPNSAFRGDAGVQMLAFTCALAAASSWVMWCTRHSAHVSSTYSLISSVAGVGVATVGVSQVQWGWNGGKGLGAIFAGLGMAPLISAGFGATVFMLIKVTVHMRKNPVPWAVWTSPFFFLIAGTVCTLSIVYKGSPNLGLNKKPSWYIAAVTMGTGGGLALLSALFFVPFVHAKVIKRDPTVKWWMFLQGPLLFKRPAPDLTTSERVVIPNYAVVQESDAEDEPSYASTPVSLGKPQPRHADAKTAPDPSESPLPLPEPLVHRTGEKDIVSAESQAATYKELVARGRSHFHARLREKRGPLGWAMRTLHNNPPGAGEAYELHNIKTLLKRIPAMIVCGALYGLHYDIHAAQTGIAGTPEGDRMERVYAAAEKYPNEVEHTYSFVQIITACTASFAHGANDIGNSVGPWAVIYSAWSTGSAAASKSPVPIWQLVVLSATISLGLITYGYNIMKGKLFWTRTIMGNKITYHSPSRGSSMEMGAAITVLLFSQFSLPVSTSMCITGATVGVGLCNGTLKAVNFQRVALLVFSWIMTIPIAGTIAGVLMGLILNAPHFS encoded by the exons ACGATGTAGCCAACGCGTGGGCGACGAGCGTCTCGTCGAGATCCATCTCCTACAGGCAGGCCATGGTCTTCGGTACCATCTTCGAGATGCTCGGCgccatcaccgtcggcgcccgcacggccgagacgatcAAGAACGGCATCATCCCGAACTCGGCCTTTCGCGGTGACGCCGGCGTCCAGATGCTCGCCTTCACCTGCGCCCTCGCTGCCGCCTCGAGCTGGGTCATGTGGTGCACCCGTCACTCGGCTCACGTCTCCTCGACCTACTCCCTcatctcgtccgtcgccggcgtcggcgtcgccaccgtcggcgtctcgCAAGTCCAATGGGGTTGgaacggcggcaagggcctCGGGGCCATctttgccggcctcggcatgGCACCCCTCATCtccgccggcttcggcgccacCGTCTTCATGCTCATCAAGGTCACCGTCCACATGCGCAAGAACCCCGTGCCGTGGGCCGTCTGGACCTcgcccttcttcttcctcatcGCCGGTACCGTCTGCACCCTGTCCATCGTCTACAAGGGTTCGCCGAACCTCGGCCTCAACAAGAAGCCCAGCTGGtacatcgccgccgtcaccatgGGCACGGGTGGCGGTCTCGCCCTGCTCTCCgccctcttcttcgtccCCTTCGTCCACGCCAAGGTGATCAAGAGAGACCCGACGGTGAAGTGGTGGATGTTCCTGCAGGGTCCTCTGCTCTTCAAGCGACCTGCCCCCGACCTGACCACGTCCGAGCGGGTCGTCATTCCCAACTATGCCGTCGTCCAGGAgagcgacgccgaggatgagcCATCCTACGCGAGCACGCCCGTGTCCCTCGGCAAGCCGCAGCCTCGCCACGCCGACGCGAAGACGGCGCCTGACCCGAGCGAGTCGCCTTTGCCCCTTCCGGAGCCGTTGGTGCACCGAACCGGCGAGAAGGATATCGTCTCGGCCGAATCGCAGGCCGCCACCTACAAAgagctcgtcgcccgcgGCAGGAGTCACTTCCACGCGAGGCTGAGGGAGAAGCGAGGCCCCCTGGGCTGGGCCATGCGCACCCTGCACAACAACCCCCCGGGCGCCGGTGAAGCGTACGAGCTGCACAACATCAAGACGCTCCTCAAGCGCATCCCCGCCATGATCGTCTGCGGTGCTCTCTACGGTCTTCACTACGACATCCACGCTGCCCAGACGGGAATCGCCGGCACGCCCGAGGGTGACCGCATGGAGCGTGtctacgccgccgccgaaaaGTACCCCAACGAGGTCGAGCACACCTACTCCTTCGTCCAGATCATCACCGCATGCACCGCCTCATTTGCCCACGGCGCCAACGACATCGGCAACTCGGTCGGTCCTTGGGCCGTCATCTACTCCGCGTGGTCCAccggcagcgccgccgcctcgaaaTCCCCCGTGCCCATCTGGCAACTTGTCGTCCTCTCCGCCACCATCTCCCTCGGCCTCATCACCTACGGCTACAACATCATGAAAGGCAAGCTGTTTTGGACGCGAACGA TCATGGGCAACAAGATCACCTACCACTCGCCCAGCCGAGGGAGTTCCATGGAGATGggcgccgccatcaccgTATTGCTCTTCTCCCAGTTCTCTTTGCCCGTATCCACCTCCATGTGCATTACCGGCGCCACCGTCGGTGTCGGTTTGTGCAACGGTACTCTCAAGGCCGTCAACTTCCAAAGAGTTGCCTTGCTAGTGTTCTCCTGGATCATGACGATTCCCATCGCCGGCACCATCGCAGGCGTCTTGATGGGCCTCATACTGAACGCGCCGCACTTTTCATGA